From one Sus scrofa isolate TJ Tabasco breed Duroc chromosome 9, Sscrofa11.1, whole genome shotgun sequence genomic stretch:
- the LOC110262319 gene encoding olfactory receptor 10Z1-like — translation MGNHTTVSTFLLWGFSSFPDLQTLLFVTILFSHATILAANASVMVAIKCTHNLHTPLNCFIMSAMSYDRYTAIRNPLHYATLMTPKVCFQLMTASWVLGFLVSLCIVVIIFNLSFCDSNVIQHFFCDISPVMCLACDYTLYHEMAVFVFSAFVLGGSFILIMISYIFIGSVVMKVPSAKGRCKAFSTCSSHLTVVCIHYAFAGFVYLRPKDRDSVREDMLMAVAYTILTPLLNPIVYSLRNKEMQRPSVLSAARGHALSKRAAAWAHWGHRTVSITAGDREGQSVQFWVQDTKLSVSTETCHILYYQLFIRTVRTVRVPPPSPHLDDPII, via the exons ATGGGCAATCACACCACTGTGAGCACCTTCCTTCTGTGGGGCTTTTCCAGTTTCCCAGACCTGCAGACTCTGCTCTTTGTGACGATTCTCTTCTCCCACGCTACCATCCTTGCTGCAAATGCGTCTGTAATGGTGGCCATCAAGTGCACGCACAACCTTCACACCCCCCT CAACTGCTTCATCATGTctgccatgtcctatgaccgttaCACTGCCATCCGCAACCCGCTGCACTACGCCACCCTGATGACCCCAAAGGTCTGCTTCCAGCTGATGACGGCCTCTTGGGTGCTTGGGTTCCTGGTTTCTCTGTGCATTGTCGTCATCATATTCAACCTGTCTTTCTGTGACTCCAACGTCATCCAGCACTTCTTTTGTGACATCTCACCTGTGATGTGCCTTGCTTGTGACTATACTCTCTACCATGAAATGGCTGTATTTGTGTTCTCCGCCTTTGTGTTGGGGGGCAGCTTTATCCTAATTATGATTTCCTACATCTTCATTGGGTCCGTAGTTATGAAGGTGCCTTCTGCCAAGGGGAGGTgtaaagccttctccacctgctcctcccacctgACCGTGGTGTGCATACACTATGCATTTGCTGGCTTTGTCTATCTGAGGCCCAAGGACAGGGACTCCGTCCGTGAAGATATGCtgatggctgtggcatacacaaTACTGACACCTCTGCTTAATCCCATTGTTTACAgtctaagaaacaaagaaatgcag CGGCCCTCAGTGCTCTCGGCTGCTCGTGGCCATGCTCTAAGCAAACGGGCAGCAGCCTGGGCTCACTGGGGACACCGGACTGTTTCCATTACTGCCGGTGACAGAGAAGGACAGAGTGTCCAGTTCTGGGTTCAGGACACAAAACTGTCTGTGTCCACAGAGACGTGCCACATTCTCTACTATCAGCTCTTCATTCGTACAG TAAGAACTGTAAGGGTGCCACCTCCCTCCCCGCACCTGGATGACCCGATTATTTGA
- the LOC100621852 gene encoding olfactory receptor 481-like, which produces MEPANHTTVTEFVILGLTDNPTLCAIFFVVFLGVYIVTIVGNISIIILIRSSPQLHTPMYLFLRHLAFVDVGYSTSVTPVMLVSFLRETTAVPVPGCIAQLGSDVAFGTAECFLLAAMAYDRYVAIGSPLLYPARMSPGLCLRLLAASYLGGCANASSFTGCLLSLSFCGPNTINHFFCDLFPLLQLSCGHAYFAEISPAISSASVLASTLATITASYASVLRSILRMRSTEGRKKAFSTCTSHLTAVTLFYGTVLLVYVMPKSRYSADRVKVASVTYTVVVPMLNPLIYSLRNKEVREAVRKLTARTHCFA; this is translated from the coding sequence ATGGAGCCTGCAAACCACACAACCGTGACAGAGTTCGTTATTCTGGGACTGACAGATAATCCCACCCTGTGTGCCATCTTCTTTGTGGTTTTTCTAGGCGTTTACATCGTCACCATCGTGGGAAATATCAGCATAATCATCTTGATCCGGAGCAGCCCGCAGCTCCACACCCCTATGTACCTCTTCCTCCGCCACCTGGCCTTCGTGGACGTGGGCTACTCCACGTCCGTCACACCTGTCATGCTGGTGAGCTTCCTGAGGGAGACCACAGCCGTCCCGGTCCCGGGCTGCATAGCGCAGCTCGGCTCTGACGTCGCCTTTGGGACCGCGGAGTGCTTCCTGCTGGCCGCCATGGCCTacgaccgctacgtggccatcggCTCGCCCCTGCTCTACCCCGCCCGCATGTCCCCGGGGCTCTGCCTCCGCCTGCTGGCGGCCTCCTACCTGGGCGGATGCGCGAACGCTTCGTCCTTTACGGGCTGTTTGCTGAGCCTGTCCTTCTGTGGCCCAAATACCATCAACCATTTTTTCTGCGACCTCTTCCCGCTCTTGCAGCTTTCGTGTGGCCATGCTTACTTCGCCGAAATCTCTCCTGCCATCTCCTCCGCCTCGGTGCTCGCCAGCACACTGGCCACCATCACTGCGTCCTACGCCTCCGTCCTCCGCTCCATCCTGCGAATGCGCTCCACCGAGGGGCGCaagaaggccttctccacctgcacctcccacctCACTGCCGTCACTTTGTTTTATGGGACCGTTCTGTTGGTTTACGTGATGCCCAAATCGCGCTATTCGGCGGATCGGGTCAAAGTggcctctgtaacctacaccgtgGTGGTGCCCATgctgaaccccctcatctacagcctgaggaacaaggaggtgagagaggccGTGCGAAAGCTGACGGCTAGAACACACTGCTTTGCCTGA